The following proteins come from a genomic window of Gynuella sunshinyii YC6258:
- the rodA gene encoding rod shape-determining protein RodA, producing MAFQEYVRSLPELDLRGSPSLSYRLHIDVPLLLMLLMVCLGGLVVLYSASGGSAVMVEKQAMRFGLAYIIMLVIAQMDPRVYARWGLGVYVVGNALLVAVLIMGKSGKGAQRWLDLPGLPAFQPSEIMKLAVPIVLAWYLSRNPLPPKLKHLFFGGVGLLIPTALIVQQPDLGTSLLIMISGIFVIYLAGISWKLIASFVSLAMAMGPVMWFFVMREYQKQRVLTFLNPESDPLGAGWNIIQSKTAIGSGGIEGKGFMLGTQSQLDFLPESHTDFIIAVLGEEFGYIGVMLLITLYLAITVRGMIITVRARDSFGRLLAGSITLTFFIYVFVNIGMVSGILPVVGVPLPLISYGGTSIVTLMTGFGILMSISTHQKL from the coding sequence ATCATTGTCTTATCGCCTGCATATAGATGTACCCTTGTTATTGATGTTGTTAATGGTCTGTCTGGGCGGGCTGGTGGTTTTGTATTCTGCTTCTGGCGGCAGTGCCGTGATGGTGGAAAAACAGGCTATGAGATTTGGGCTGGCGTATATCATTATGCTGGTTATTGCCCAGATGGATCCCAGAGTCTATGCCCGCTGGGGGTTGGGGGTATATGTTGTAGGGAATGCGCTGCTGGTGGCCGTTCTGATAATGGGCAAGTCCGGTAAGGGTGCGCAACGCTGGCTGGACTTACCAGGGTTGCCAGCATTTCAGCCGTCAGAAATCATGAAACTGGCAGTTCCTATCGTGTTGGCCTGGTATTTGAGCCGAAACCCGTTACCTCCGAAGCTTAAGCATTTATTTTTCGGAGGAGTGGGCTTGCTCATACCAACGGCATTGATCGTTCAGCAGCCTGATCTTGGCACATCCCTGCTAATTATGATTTCCGGAATATTTGTCATATACCTCGCAGGGATCAGCTGGAAGTTGATTGCCAGCTTTGTTTCCTTGGCAATGGCGATGGGCCCGGTCATGTGGTTTTTTGTGATGCGCGAGTATCAGAAGCAGCGGGTACTGACTTTTTTAAATCCTGAGTCAGATCCTTTGGGAGCCGGCTGGAATATCATTCAATCCAAGACGGCTATTGGTTCCGGTGGGATAGAAGGTAAAGGTTTCATGTTGGGTACTCAGTCGCAGTTGGACTTCTTACCCGAAAGTCATACTGACTTCATTATCGCAGTGTTGGGTGAAGAGTTTGGTTATATCGGCGTGATGTTGCTGATCACTTTGTATCTGGCTATCACTGTTCGTGGCATGATTATTACGGTCAGAGCCAGAGACAGTTTTGGTCGTCTATTGGCCGGCAGTATTACGCTGACATTTTTTATTTATGTATTCGTGAACATTGGAATGGTCAGCGGCATTTTGCCGGTCGTCGGTGTGCCATTACCGTTAATCAGCTATGGAGGGACCTCCATTGTGACGTTGATGACCGGCTTTGGCATTCTTATGTCCATTAGTACTCATCAAAAACTATAA